A genomic window from Streptomyces sp. NBC_00234 includes:
- a CDS encoding peptidylprolyl isomerase — protein sequence MAEQLYATLKTNQGDIEIRLLPNHAPKTVKNFVELAQGEREWTHPATGQKSTDKLYDGTVFHRVISGFMIQGGDPLGNGTGGPGYEFRDEFHPDLSFNKPYLLAMANAGPGTNGSQFFLTVSPTAWLTGKHTIFGEVADEAGKKVVDAIAAAPTNPRTDRPLQDVVIESVVIETR from the coding sequence GTGGCCGAGCAGCTTTACGCCACCTTGAAGACCAACCAAGGCGACATCGAGATCCGGCTCCTGCCGAACCACGCGCCCAAAACGGTCAAGAACTTCGTCGAGCTCGCCCAGGGCGAGCGGGAGTGGACCCACCCCGCGACCGGGCAGAAGTCCACGGACAAGCTGTACGACGGCACCGTCTTCCACCGGGTCATCAGCGGCTTCATGATTCAGGGCGGCGACCCGCTGGGGAACGGCACGGGCGGCCCAGGGTACGAGTTCCGCGACGAGTTCCACCCGGACCTCAGCTTCAACAAGCCCTACCTGCTGGCCATGGCCAACGCGGGCCCGGGCACCAACGGCTCGCAGTTCTTCCTGACCGTGTCTCCCACCGCGTGGCTGACGGGCAAGCACACCATCTTCGGTGAGGTCGCCGACGAGGCCGGGAAGAAGGTCGTGGACGCCATCGCCGCGGCGCCGACCAACCCGCGTACCGACCGCCCGCTCCAGGACGTGGTGATCGAGTCCGTCGTCATCGAGACCCGCTGA
- a CDS encoding DUF5324 family protein: MTRIDSVRAATDSAKESAQHAAEVVAPYADTAKEQAAHYAHEARVLIAPKVSKAAQQARVQYVAHLAPHIEQARTHVPPKVDEAAHRAAVRTRRAARSAADYTVPRVEHAVSVAQPVAEEVTARSAAALAALRGQVTPKEIRKLVRKHERRAKAGRLAKGLAVLGIVAGGAYFAWRWWDKQANPDWLVEPPAPTEVSDDRAPLTSVDGSGQTVLDPEVQAKQSDAEANGVDGTDRDDRP; encoded by the coding sequence GTGACCCGCATCGACAGCGTGCGCGCCGCAACCGACTCGGCGAAGGAGAGCGCGCAGCACGCCGCGGAAGTGGTGGCGCCCTATGCCGACACGGCCAAGGAACAGGCGGCGCACTACGCACACGAGGCCCGTGTGCTGATCGCACCCAAGGTGTCCAAGGCAGCCCAGCAGGCTCGTGTCCAGTACGTGGCACACCTGGCACCGCATATCGAACAGGCGCGTACGCATGTGCCGCCCAAGGTGGACGAGGCCGCGCACCGCGCCGCGGTCCGGACGCGCCGCGCCGCAAGGAGCGCCGCGGACTACACCGTGCCGCGCGTCGAACACGCGGTGTCCGTCGCACAGCCGGTGGCCGAGGAGGTCACCGCCCGCAGTGCGGCCGCGCTGGCGGCACTGCGCGGCCAGGTGACGCCCAAGGAGATCCGCAAGCTGGTCAGGAAGCACGAGCGGCGGGCCAAGGCCGGCCGACTGGCCAAGGGACTCGCCGTTCTGGGCATCGTGGCCGGTGGCGCCTACTTCGCCTGGAGGTGGTGGGACAAGCAGGCCAACCCGGACTGGCTCGTCGAACCGCCCGCCCCCACGGAGGTGTCGGACGACCGCGCACCGCTGACCTCGGTCGACGGTAGCGGGCAGACGGTACTCGACCCGGAAGTCCAGGCCAAGCAGTCCGATGCCGAAGCGAACGGCGTGGACGGCACCGACCGCGACGACCGCCCCTGA
- a CDS encoding helix-turn-helix domain-containing protein, whose amino-acid sequence MDAAQQEATARARELQRSWYGEPLGALFRRLIDDLGLNQARLAAVLGLSAPMLSQLMSGQRAKIGNPAVVQRVQALQELASQVADGSVSAGEATDRMEEIKKSQGGSVLTSTGQTSTTGGAPTVRRVVREIQSLLRSVAAAGDIIDAADSLAPTHPELAEFLKVYGAGRTADAVAHYEGHQS is encoded by the coding sequence ATGGACGCAGCGCAGCAAGAGGCGACGGCGAGAGCCAGAGAGCTTCAGCGCAGTTGGTACGGAGAGCCGCTGGGGGCGCTCTTCCGCCGGCTGATCGATGATCTCGGCCTCAACCAGGCCAGGCTCGCCGCGGTGCTCGGGCTGTCGGCTCCCATGCTCTCCCAGCTGATGAGCGGCCAGCGCGCCAAGATCGGCAACCCCGCGGTCGTACAGCGCGTCCAGGCGCTTCAGGAACTGGCCAGCCAGGTCGCGGACGGCAGTGTCAGTGCGGGAGAGGCGACCGACCGGATGGAAGAGATCAAGAAGTCCCAGGGCGGGTCGGTCCTGACCTCCACCGGCCAGACCTCGACCACGGGCGGAGCCCCCACCGTCAGGCGCGTCGTACGCGAGATCCAGTCGCTTCTGCGGTCGGTCGCCGCGGCCGGAGACATCATCGATGCCGCGGACTCCCTCGCACCGACCCACCCGGAACTGGCAGAGTTCCTCAAGGTGTACGGCGCCGGGCGCACCGCGGACGCGGTGGCGCACTACGAAGGACACCAGAGCTAA
- a CDS encoding serine/threonine protein kinase, whose translation MGEVFAGRYELIDPIGRGGVGAVWRAWDHRRRRYVAAKVLQQSDAHTLLRFVREQALRIEHPHVLAPASWAADDDKVLFTMDLVSGGSLAHVIGDYGPLPPRFVCMLLDQLLSGLSTVHAEGVVHRDIKPANILMEATGTGRPHLRLSDFGISMRKGEPRLTETNYVVGTPGYFAPEQMMGAEPDFPADLFAVGLVALYLLQGKKPDSQALVEHFASYGTPSAPQGIPEPLWQVLAGLLQPDPQARFRTATGARKALTAAAEMLPDPAEGEEPVEVFDQIGPLPAGFGPAGPLTGRQTPEQAPLQPGTQHHAAQNPQQDAQTPQHSTQQPYTQQPYTPPSGLPAPIPAPAPSPMSETGSFHLAPPPQAATPPHAAQPATPHPSLQAHTGSPFPAATPDLAQAPTAAVQHDPSPTRAYTAQRPQVPHPGAPVPPAAPGHGAPARQTRPGPPPKVAIPVLLVALICFAVGIWALTQT comes from the coding sequence ATGGGTGAGGTCTTCGCTGGTCGGTACGAACTGATCGATCCGATCGGACGCGGTGGGGTCGGTGCCGTCTGGCGTGCCTGGGATCACCGCCGCCGACGCTATGTGGCGGCCAAGGTCCTTCAGCAGAGCGATGCCCATACGCTGCTGCGCTTCGTACGCGAGCAGGCACTGCGGATCGAGCATCCCCATGTGCTGGCCCCGGCCAGCTGGGCCGCCGACGACGACAAGGTCCTGTTCACCATGGATCTGGTCAGCGGCGGCTCGCTGGCCCATGTCATCGGTGACTACGGCCCGTTGCCCCCGCGCTTCGTCTGCATGCTCCTCGATCAGCTGCTGTCCGGACTGTCGACGGTGCACGCGGAAGGCGTCGTGCACCGCGACATCAAGCCGGCCAACATCCTCATGGAGGCCACCGGGACGGGCAGGCCGCATCTGCGCCTCTCCGACTTCGGCATCTCGATGCGCAAGGGCGAGCCCCGCCTCACCGAGACCAACTACGTGGTGGGCACTCCCGGTTACTTCGCACCCGAGCAAATGATGGGCGCCGAGCCCGACTTCCCCGCCGACCTCTTCGCGGTCGGTCTCGTCGCGCTCTATCTGCTCCAGGGCAAGAAGCCCGATTCCCAGGCCCTCGTCGAGCACTTCGCCTCGTACGGCACGCCGAGCGCCCCGCAGGGAATCCCCGAACCGCTGTGGCAGGTCCTGGCCGGTTTGCTGCAACCCGACCCGCAGGCCCGCTTCCGGACGGCCACGGGCGCACGCAAGGCCCTCACCGCCGCGGCGGAGATGCTGCCCGATCCGGCCGAGGGAGAGGAGCCGGTGGAGGTCTTCGACCAGATCGGGCCGCTGCCGGCCGGATTCGGCCCCGCAGGACCCCTCACCGGCCGTCAGACGCCCGAGCAGGCTCCCCTCCAGCCCGGAACCCAGCACCACGCTGCGCAGAACCCTCAGCAGGACGCACAGACCCCCCAGCACTCCACCCAGCAGCCCTACACACAGCAGCCGTACACCCCGCCGTCCGGGCTGCCCGCGCCGATCCCCGCACCGGCGCCCTCGCCGATGTCGGAGACGGGCAGCTTCCACCTCGCGCCGCCTCCCCAGGCCGCGACACCACCCCACGCGGCTCAGCCGGCCACTCCTCACCCTTCGCTCCAGGCGCATACGGGTTCCCCCTTCCCTGCTGCCACGCCGGATCTCGCCCAGGCCCCCACCGCCGCGGTGCAGCACGATCCGTCTCCTACTCGTGCTTACACCGCCCAGCGCCCGCAGGTTCCCCATCCCGGGGCCCCGGTTCCACCTGCCGCCCCGGGCCACGGCGCACCCGCCCGCCAAACGCGTCCGGGACCGCCCCCGAAGGTGGCGATCCCGGTCCTGCTCGTTGCGCTGATCTGTTTCGCAGTGGGTATCTGGGCGCTGACCCAGACCTGA